In one window of Halocatena salina DNA:
- a CDS encoding ABC transporter permease — protein sequence MSLHTDPSTAVVDGSRFEGDVQRYLRGVGGFSMFLLVWWIGAAMTHPSYLVPGPADSVRAFLDLFATSTVIVVPIAGSEVVLPTGLAHLAQTLFHYVPGLLLGAAGGISLGLAMGWNKLLDDWLQPLVRVLRPIPPLAWVVFAIVWFGIHHTGAAFIVFVGAFWINFYGAYGGVEDVSGELIDAASTLGVERDLSMLKLVALPSAAPQLLTGFRTSIGRCWMIVVGAELFGAPGVGYEIINASNNLAMATSVAYMFLISLAFLCMDIGFRLVERRILAWR from the coding sequence ATGAGTTTGCATACAGACCCCAGTACTGCCGTGGTTGACGGTTCTCGATTCGAGGGTGACGTACAACGATATCTTCGCGGTGTCGGTGGATTCAGTATGTTTCTCCTCGTCTGGTGGATCGGTGCGGCAATGACCCACCCGTCGTATCTGGTACCGGGACCTGCAGACTCGGTACGGGCATTCCTCGATTTGTTTGCAACCTCGACTGTGATTGTCGTTCCTATCGCTGGTTCGGAGGTTGTTCTTCCGACGGGCCTCGCTCATCTCGCACAGACCCTATTTCATTACGTGCCCGGGTTACTTCTCGGCGCAGCCGGGGGTATCAGCCTTGGACTAGCGATGGGCTGGAACAAACTCCTCGACGACTGGCTACAGCCGCTCGTCCGGGTGCTTCGTCCGATTCCACCCTTGGCTTGGGTCGTCTTCGCGATCGTCTGGTTCGGAATTCACCATACCGGCGCAGCGTTTATCGTCTTTGTCGGCGCATTCTGGATCAACTTCTATGGTGCCTATGGTGGTGTCGAGGACGTGTCGGGAGAATTGATCGACGCCGCGTCGACGCTCGGTGTGGAACGTGATCTCTCGATGCTGAAGCTCGTCGCGCTGCCAAGTGCGGCACCACAATTGCTGACGGGCTTCCGGACGAGTATTGGCCGGTGCTGGATGATCGTCGTCGGTGCGGAACTGTTCGGCGCACCCGGTGTCGGATACGAGATCATCAACGCATCGAACAACCTTGCGATGGCGACCAGTGTCGCCTATATGTTCCTCATCAGCCTCGCCTTCCTTTGCATGGACATCGGCTTCCGACTCGTGGAACGGAGGATACTCGCATGGCGCTGA
- a CDS encoding ABC transporter ATP-binding protein, protein MALSDTSPTTEESRQKITVRNISKKYESVHALANVSFSVANGEFCCVVGPSGCGKTTLLRTIAGLDDPDSGSILIDEQSITEPGLDRGMVFQEYALFPWRTVRGNIRFGLDRPTCDCPDCAARVRELIDLVGLEGFEDAYPKELSGGMKQRVGIARALAVDPEILLMDEPFASVDTRTRDRLHTELLDIWTQTEKTVVFVTHDIDEAVRLADRIIVMATAPGTVRSTLTIDLNRPRERTAHTFVDYVARIRDELTSPPDADR, encoded by the coding sequence ATGGCGCTGAGCGATACGTCACCTACGACGGAAGAGTCTAGACAGAAGATCACTGTCCGGAATATCAGTAAGAAGTACGAGTCCGTCCACGCACTCGCCAATGTCTCGTTCTCGGTTGCGAACGGAGAGTTTTGCTGTGTTGTCGGTCCGTCGGGGTGTGGAAAAACGACGCTGTTGCGGACGATCGCCGGGCTTGACGATCCTGACAGCGGCTCCATCCTGATCGACGAGCAGTCGATCACTGAACCTGGGCTGGATCGAGGAATGGTGTTTCAGGAGTACGCACTGTTCCCGTGGCGGACTGTCCGTGGGAACATTCGCTTCGGCCTCGACCGTCCCACGTGTGACTGCCCGGACTGCGCGGCGCGGGTGCGGGAGCTGATCGACCTCGTCGGACTCGAAGGGTTTGAGGACGCGTACCCGAAGGAGCTGTCCGGGGGAATGAAACAGCGCGTCGGTATCGCCCGCGCTCTTGCTGTAGATCCGGAGATTCTGTTGATGGATGAACCGTTCGCGAGCGTCGACACTCGGACACGCGACCGTCTACATACCGAACTGCTTGATATTTGGACACAGACGGAGAAAACCGTCGTATTCGTCACTCATGACATCGACGAAGCCGTAAGGCTAGCTGATCGAATCATCGTCATGGCAACAGCCCCCGGCACTGTTCGATCAACTCTCACTATCGATCTGAATCGCCCACGTGAGCGGACTGCTCATACCTTCGTCGACTACGTTGCACGCATCAGAGATGAACTCACCAGCCCACCGGATGCTGATCGTTGA
- a CDS encoding energy-coupling factor ABC transporter permease has product MAHIHLGEGSFPLWALIVWTLLGVGLIGAVVYRIRKGGIKTHQIALAGIGTAASFAVFQLNIPVWGGVHMTLTGLVGILAGPLLGALIALVVNIFSAALGHGAVGLLGANTLVNATEAIVAYYAFKTLIRMDWNSFPASASAATLGLSAGAILMGAIIVISGVNGSTLPRGDLTIAVAGLVGLNLGVAVIEGMLTGFIVQFLASVRPDLVGLGDHAREESAGVML; this is encoded by the coding sequence ATGGCACACATTCATCTCGGAGAAGGATCGTTCCCGCTGTGGGCACTGATCGTCTGGACTCTGCTCGGCGTCGGGCTGATTGGCGCTGTCGTTTATCGGATCCGAAAAGGCGGCATCAAAACACACCAGATCGCGCTCGCTGGAATCGGGACGGCCGCGAGTTTCGCGGTTTTCCAGCTGAATATCCCCGTGTGGGGCGGCGTCCACATGACCCTCACAGGTCTCGTCGGCATCCTCGCCGGTCCGCTCCTCGGAGCACTCATCGCGCTGGTCGTGAACATCTTCTCGGCGGCACTCGGTCACGGTGCTGTCGGTCTGCTCGGCGCGAACACGTTGGTCAACGCCACTGAAGCCATCGTCGCGTATTATGCGTTCAAAACGCTGATTCGGATGGACTGGAACAGCTTCCCAGCGAGTGCGAGCGCCGCAACGCTCGGCCTGTCGGCTGGGGCGATCTTGATGGGTGCAATCATCGTCATTAGTGGTGTGAACGGGAGCACACTGCCCCGTGGTGACCTGACCATTGCAGTTGCCGGACTCGTTGGGCTCAACCTCGGCGTCGCCGTCATCGAAGGAATGCTGACTGGGTTCATCGTCCAGTTCCTCGCGTCGGTTCGTCCCGATCTTGTCGGTCTCGGCGACCACGCTAGGGAGGAGTCTGCGGGGGTGATGCTCTGA
- a CDS encoding cobalamin transport operon protein, giving the protein MQRWKQYGGLVGLFAGCLAAGLWGFTSTGGALPWAKRSAKTLQRGVQDGGGTLIDLNRGIIIAGPIRKGGMMLEFLGVVVLLAVIGIGLYIYVDRYSGLDEEESAAQ; this is encoded by the coding sequence ATGCAGCGCTGGAAGCAGTATGGTGGGCTTGTCGGCCTGTTCGCGGGCTGTTTGGCCGCCGGACTGTGGGGCTTCACGTCGACTGGCGGCGCACTCCCGTGGGCCAAGCGGTCTGCAAAGACGCTCCAACGTGGCGTCCAAGACGGCGGTGGCACACTCATCGACCTCAACCGGGGAATCATCATCGCTGGTCCTATTCGGAAAGGTGGGATGATGCTCGAATTCCTCGGGGTCGTTGTCCTGCTCGCCGTCATCGGAATCGGACTATATATCTACGTTGATCGCTACAGTGGTCTCGACGAAGAGGAGAGCGCGGCTCAATAA
- a CDS encoding energy-coupling factor transporter transmembrane component T family protein: MTTLSNHVPDPRLITAFAERRDGPLHRINPWTKVGIVGALVLAVTVFDRLVLLSGLYGAVLLVYGLAGLPYGRLAGWYAFPMLFIVSVAGPLAFLEPGVPIGGALSTPLGALSITWGGVVLFAELSFRSLTVVTFALTASMTTTYTDVAYILGRLLPRPIDQIALLTYRFTFVIIETLEDLVKAALSRGANFSEFWSNKRLYARILGMTMLSAIEQSERLVTSMEARGYDGDITLYGDVPRPPVHELLLVVGSYVAIVGYTAVTMDGGGL; encoded by the coding sequence GTGACGACACTCTCAAACCACGTTCCCGACCCACGGCTCATCACGGCGTTTGCCGAGCGTCGCGACGGACCACTGCATCGCATCAACCCATGGACAAAAGTCGGAATCGTTGGCGCACTCGTCCTCGCGGTTACGGTGTTCGACCGGCTCGTCCTGCTGTCCGGACTGTACGGGGCAGTCCTCCTCGTTTATGGCCTCGCGGGCCTCCCGTATGGCCGGCTGGCAGGCTGGTACGCCTTTCCGATGTTGTTTATCGTCTCCGTCGCTGGTCCGCTTGCCTTTCTCGAACCGGGGGTGCCGATCGGTGGTGCGCTCTCGACGCCTCTCGGTGCGCTCTCGATCACGTGGGGTGGCGTAGTCTTGTTCGCAGAGCTCAGCTTCCGGTCGCTGACGGTCGTCACGTTCGCGCTGACGGCGTCGATGACGACGACGTACACTGATGTCGCCTACATACTCGGTCGATTGCTCCCCCGACCGATCGATCAGATCGCACTGCTCACGTATCGGTTCACGTTCGTCATAATCGAGACGTTGGAGGACCTGGTGAAGGCTGCGCTCTCCCGGGGGGCGAACTTCTCGGAGTTCTGGTCGAACAAACGCCTCTACGCCAGGATTCTCGGCATGACGATGTTGTCGGCAATCGAGCAGTCCGAACGGCTCGTCACGTCGATGGAAGCCCGCGGCTACGACGGTGACATCACGTTGTACGGTGACGTCCCGCGGCCACCCGTCCACGAACTCCTCCTGGTCGTCGGGTCATACGTCGCCATCGTCGGATACACAGCAGTCACGATGGACGGGGGAGGGCTATGA
- a CDS encoding energy-coupling factor ABC transporter ATP-binding protein, whose protein sequence is MSQDESPLVYLQCGAHTYPDGTVGMHDIEFSVYPDEVIALVGGNGAGKSTLLEHLNATLVPDDGELVVDGTPITEENKAHARKEVGFVFQDADTQLVAPTVLDDVMFGLQNYGVPGDEAKGRAREALTTVDASHLEDRIPHYLSGGEKRLVGLAGVLVLEPRVVVLDEPLAGLDPERSRLVAERIHQIHEDGISVVLSTHDLEFAAEVADRVCVMADGNIIGRGTPSEVFYDDVLLDEANLHPPSSVRVARDVGLDATVQPVTEDDLVALLTDIAVDSETIQTRSLDGSGHD, encoded by the coding sequence ATGAGCCAAGACGAATCACCGCTCGTTTATCTCCAGTGTGGCGCCCACACCTACCCGGACGGGACCGTCGGGATGCACGACATCGAGTTCAGCGTCTATCCCGACGAGGTCATAGCACTGGTCGGCGGCAACGGCGCTGGCAAATCGACACTGCTTGAACATCTGAACGCGACGCTCGTTCCTGACGATGGCGAACTGGTCGTCGATGGAACGCCGATCACCGAGGAGAACAAAGCTCACGCGCGAAAGGAAGTCGGATTCGTCTTCCAGGATGCCGACACACAGCTGGTTGCCCCCACGGTGTTGGACGACGTGATGTTCGGTCTCCAGAACTACGGCGTTCCCGGTGACGAAGCGAAAGGACGTGCCAGGGAGGCGCTCACGACCGTCGACGCGAGTCACCTCGAAGATCGGATCCCGCACTACCTGAGCGGCGGCGAAAAACGGCTCGTCGGTCTCGCTGGTGTACTCGTGCTCGAACCGCGGGTGGTCGTCCTCGACGAGCCGCTCGCCGGTCTCGATCCCGAGCGGTCGCGACTGGTCGCAGAGCGCATCCACCAGATCCACGAGGACGGTATCAGCGTCGTCCTTTCGACACACGACCTCGAATTCGCCGCTGAGGTCGCTGATCGGGTCTGCGTGATGGCTGACGGCAATATCATCGGGAGGGGAACGCCGAGTGAAGTGTTCTACGACGACGTGCTGTTGGACGAAGCAAATCTGCATCCACCGAGTTCGGTTCGCGTGGCCCGCGATGTGGGATTGGATGCGACCGTACAGCCAGTGACAGAAGATGATCTCGTGGCACTTCTCACGGACATAGCCGTCGATTCGGAAACGATTCAGACCCGCTCACTCGATGGCAGCGGTCACGACTGA
- a CDS encoding CopG family ribbon-helix-helix protein: protein MTIASISMSEALLARIDSFADEHGYSGRSEVVREGTRTLLEEFQRREIDGQLHICTVIVIFEYCQLTVQQRLRGIRHENDSTVSATTHAHVGEQYCIELFVLEGSVEEISGFVNTVRSVSDVRAVDYSITSLAEDLPDHSIQS from the coding sequence ATGACTATCGCTAGCATCTCGATGTCCGAAGCGTTGCTGGCTCGTATCGATTCCTTTGCTGACGAACATGGGTATAGCGGCCGTAGTGAGGTCGTACGCGAAGGTACACGAACGCTCCTCGAGGAGTTTCAGCGGCGAGAGATTGACGGTCAGTTACACATATGCACAGTGATAGTTATTTTCGAATACTGTCAACTCACGGTTCAACAGCGTCTCAGAGGCATACGACATGAGAACGATTCCACCGTCTCCGCGACCACTCATGCACACGTCGGAGAGCAGTACTGTATAGAACTATTCGTCTTAGAGGGGAGTGTCGAAGAGATATCAGGGTTCGTTAACACCGTTCGGTCAGTTTCCGATGTCCGAGCGGTGGACTACTCGATCACGTCACTCGCTGAGGATCTCCCCGATCATTCTATCCAGTCTTGA
- a CDS encoding GTP-binding protein encodes MVSNNTPIPVTILSGSLGAGKTTTLNNVLNSERELNAAVVINDMGEVNIDADLVERESELSQSDEEIIELSNGCICCRLRGDMLDEVGRLAKERDFEYLLVESSGISEPIPVAQTFARGFEDAEFDPTGVYELDTMVSVVDAHSFWQGFDSGQALTDDSIDPQGNRVPEEALMDQIEFCDVLLLNKCDLVPEEELEEMEAVLQALQPRAQIIRTEHGAVDAAEILNTGRFDFERASQSAGWKRELQDGHHHEAAAEEHGVTSFVFDADRPFHPDRIARLFADLPEGIVRAKGFFWSAGREDIAMGLDKAGQSVRAGPSGTWIATLPEAEQQRYFAIRPGIKDDWDEHWGDRGIELVFIGREFDEESLIRRLNDCLLSDAEMDEDWRTYPDPFGSDEQRELALANN; translated from the coding sequence ATGGTGTCGAACAACACCCCGATTCCAGTAACGATTTTGAGCGGAAGCCTCGGTGCCGGCAAGACGACGACGCTCAACAACGTCCTCAACAGTGAGCGAGAACTGAACGCCGCTGTCGTCATCAACGACATGGGTGAAGTGAACATCGACGCCGACCTCGTTGAGCGTGAGTCAGAGCTCTCTCAGAGCGACGAGGAGATCATCGAACTGTCGAACGGGTGCATTTGCTGTCGGCTTCGTGGAGACATGCTAGACGAGGTCGGTCGGCTGGCCAAAGAGCGTGACTTCGAGTATCTACTCGTCGAATCATCTGGAATCAGCGAACCGATTCCGGTCGCACAGACGTTCGCTCGTGGATTCGAAGACGCGGAGTTCGACCCCACTGGCGTCTACGAGCTCGACACGATGGTCAGCGTCGTCGACGCGCACAGCTTCTGGCAGGGATTCGATTCGGGACAGGCACTCACGGACGACTCCATCGATCCCCAAGGCAATCGCGTCCCGGAAGAAGCACTCATGGACCAGATCGAGTTCTGCGACGTCCTCCTGTTGAACAAATGCGATCTTGTTCCTGAAGAAGAACTGGAGGAGATGGAAGCGGTACTGCAAGCACTCCAACCCCGAGCGCAGATCATTCGAACCGAACACGGCGCGGTTGATGCCGCGGAGATTCTGAATACGGGACGATTCGACTTCGAGCGGGCCAGCCAATCCGCTGGATGGAAGCGCGAGCTACAGGACGGTCACCATCATGAGGCCGCTGCCGAGGAACACGGGGTTACGTCGTTCGTGTTCGACGCCGACCGACCGTTCCATCCCGACCGAATCGCGCGTCTGTTCGCCGATCTCCCGGAGGGTATCGTTCGAGCCAAGGGATTCTTCTGGTCGGCCGGTCGTGAGGACATCGCAATGGGTCTCGACAAGGCAGGACAGTCCGTTCGAGCCGGGCCGAGCGGAACCTGGATTGCTACCCTCCCCGAGGCCGAGCAACAGCGCTATTTCGCGATCCGTCCCGGCATCAAAGACGACTGGGACGAGCACTGGGGTGATCGCGGTATCGAACTCGTGTTCATCGGCCGTGAATTCGATGAGGAGTCATTGATCCGACGACTGAACGACTGTCTCCTCTCGGATGCGGAGATGGATGAGGACTGGAGAACGTATCCGGATCCGTTCGGTTCCGATGAACAGCGCGAACTGGCGCTGGCCAACAACTGA
- a CDS encoding GTP-binding protein: MSIDDQPPVTILSGGLGAGKTTLLNHLLTVGSEQYDIAVLVNDVGEVNVDADLIENGSELSIDDGGVTELSNGCICCGLQNELDQELKRLALDEEFDYLVIETSGISDPVPIAQRFVSPARASALYELDTTVTVVDAHQFHQTFVLGNPLNPTDDARPLSDLLAEQVEFCDVLVLNKCDLVSEKECEEVEHVVRTFHPGVDIVQTTESAIEPDRVLGTGRFDKEETSNAARWKQAISTGHEDDTDAETETHDHDHLHPPEEFGVDSFVYERHRPFHPERFHEWLCSLPDSVIRAKGHLWVAGRERYALNLSQAGTQTHVDVNGRWAVTLPAFERESYRESRPHLHWDEQWGDREAKLVFIGAEMDDTAIIDALDECLLSETEIDENWDVFANPFPGTMEWSHPPIEQRLVVGEQ, encoded by the coding sequence ATGAGCATCGACGATCAACCCCCCGTCACGATCCTGAGTGGCGGGCTCGGGGCCGGAAAGACGACACTACTCAACCACCTCCTCACCGTCGGCAGTGAACAGTACGACATCGCCGTCCTCGTCAACGACGTCGGTGAGGTGAACGTCGACGCCGATCTCATCGAGAACGGCTCCGAACTCTCGATTGACGATGGAGGCGTCACCGAACTCTCTAACGGGTGTATTTGCTGTGGCCTTCAAAACGAACTTGATCAAGAGTTGAAACGTCTCGCTCTCGATGAGGAGTTCGATTACCTGGTCATCGAAACCTCAGGTATCAGCGATCCAGTTCCGATCGCACAACGGTTCGTCTCACCAGCGCGTGCTTCCGCGCTGTACGAACTCGATACGACCGTCACCGTGGTCGATGCCCACCAGTTTCACCAAACGTTCGTCCTCGGCAACCCACTTAATCCGACTGACGACGCTCGACCACTCTCAGATTTGCTCGCCGAGCAAGTCGAGTTCTGCGATGTTCTCGTTCTCAACAAATGCGATCTCGTCTCTGAGAAGGAGTGCGAGGAGGTAGAACACGTCGTCCGAACATTCCACCCTGGAGTAGACATCGTCCAAACGACTGAAAGCGCCATCGAACCGGATCGAGTCCTCGGGACGGGACGATTCGATAAGGAGGAGACGAGTAATGCTGCCCGGTGGAAACAGGCAATTTCCACCGGTCACGAGGACGACACAGACGCCGAGACGGAGACACACGACCACGATCATCTCCACCCACCCGAGGAGTTCGGTGTCGATTCGTTTGTCTACGAGCGTCATCGACCGTTCCATCCCGAGCGGTTCCATGAGTGGCTCTGCTCGCTCCCTGACTCCGTCATCCGGGCGAAAGGGCACTTGTGGGTTGCTGGACGCGAGCGCTACGCCCTCAACCTGAGCCAGGCAGGAACACAGACTCACGTCGACGTCAACGGTCGGTGGGCGGTGACGCTCCCGGCGTTCGAGCGTGAATCCTACCGTGAATCGCGGCCACATCTCCACTGGGACGAGCAGTGGGGTGATCGGGAAGCAAAACTCGTCTTCATTGGTGCAGAGATGGACGACACCGCCATCATCGACGCTCTCGACGAGTGTCTCCTCTCGGAGACGGAGATCGACGAAAACTGGGACGTGTTCGCAAATCCGTTCCCGGGAACGATGGAGTGGTCCCACCCCCCGATCGAACAACGCCTCGTGGTAGGTGAACAGTAG
- a CDS encoding MogA/MoaB family molybdenum cofactor biosynthesis protein — MSGSDHELSAIEDRRTTDTDGHDCIDPIGVAIVTVSSSRSETGEKPSLDSSGDTIANVLESAGHVVTHRRMVSDDYVQIKSTVSECLDQPDVDVVVTTGGTGVTVDDITPDAVENLFDRELPGFGEAFRWLSWEEVRTRIVSTRATAGIARDVPVFVLPGSENAVRLATVEIISEEAPHLAGLATRHMASECDE; from the coding sequence GTGAGCGGAAGCGACCACGAACTCTCCGCGATCGAAGATCGGCGGACGACCGACACCGACGGGCACGACTGTATCGACCCGATCGGCGTGGCCATCGTGACCGTGTCTTCGTCTCGCAGTGAAACCGGCGAGAAGCCATCGCTCGATTCCAGCGGCGATACCATCGCGAATGTCCTAGAAAGCGCAGGACATGTCGTCACACATCGTCGAATGGTTTCGGACGACTACGTTCAGATAAAGTCGACTGTGAGCGAGTGCCTAGATCAACCGGATGTCGATGTCGTTGTGACAACAGGTGGAACAGGCGTCACTGTTGACGACATTACTCCAGATGCAGTCGAGAATCTCTTCGACCGCGAACTGCCGGGCTTTGGAGAAGCGTTCCGGTGGCTCTCGTGGGAAGAGGTTCGGACGCGTATCGTCTCAACCCGTGCGACCGCAGGTATCGCCCGTGATGTTCCAGTGTTCGTGCTACCCGGAAGTGAGAATGCCGTCCGGCTCGCCACAGTAGAGATTATCTCCGAAGAAGCTCCGCATCTCGCTGGACTTGCAACCCGACACATGGCTAGTGAGTGCGATGAGTGA
- a CDS encoding SAM-dependent methyltransferase, which produces MTLYGIGLGSGAVGLLTVRGRKQLGVTDIVYSPGRRSQGVAVEYIPESKVEDFEFPMRSAPEELRVAWKTAASEAAPRARDGDTAFVTLGDLYIYSTFGRLRRTLQVDHSDVDIEAVPARHRLTVGRPNVFKFETTNISNELVLLQPELFYVSRKSYGVMAHLSIPYEEEADQAVVLHRIPDRIEATQEKLDYKRCDRKRQISRIRGSSQWRSQADISGALGDIEYEQQRSVGRNTQRCQYR; this is translated from the coding sequence GTGACCCTGTACGGAATCGGGCTCGGATCGGGTGCAGTCGGCCTGCTCACGGTTCGTGGTCGTAAACAACTCGGAGTGACTGACATCGTCTACTCACCGGGGCGGCGCTCACAGGGCGTCGCAGTGGAGTACATCCCCGAATCGAAAGTAGAGGATTTCGAATTCCCGATGAGGAGTGCCCCCGAGGAACTACGAGTGGCGTGGAAAACAGCGGCTTCCGAGGCCGCGCCGCGGGCACGGGATGGTGATACTGCGTTCGTCACACTCGGTGATCTGTACATCTACTCGACGTTCGGTCGTCTCCGGCGGACACTGCAGGTGGATCACTCTGACGTTGATATCGAGGCGGTTCCAGCCCGTCATCGGTTGACTGTGGGAAGGCCCAACGTGTTTAAATTTGAAACCACCAATATATCAAATGAGCTTGTTCTACTACAACCCGAATTGTTTTATGTGTCACGGAAGTCGTACGGAGTGATGGCCCACCTATCGATCCCATACGAAGAAGAGGCCGATCAGGCCGTTGTCCTCCACCGAATACCTGATCGTATCGAAGCCACCCAGGAAAAGCTTGACTACAAACGATGTGACCGAAAACGCCAGATTTCGAGAATTAGAGGCTCCAGTCAATGGCGCTCACAGGCGGATATATCGGGCGCTTTAGGAGACATAGAGTATGAGCAACAACGATCCGTCGGCCGTAACACTCAGCGGTGTCAGTATCGATGA
- a CDS encoding ABC transporter substrate-binding protein has product MTNLRNYRNSRRSVLKAMTAGLAGLAGCSSVLQGDESDSTSEQKTTFHIGTPWNPDSLDPLVKGWMFRKLNIIEPLVIADYDASVKPGLASEWTTSDNKLTWEFTLQEDVSFHDGTPLTVDAVVSSLRRSFEADSLANLPVESISAKGERVVEIETSTPFAPLPAHLTRAPTSIVAEDSYDNDGDIKKPIGTGPFQFDSWTQGERITAVSNSSYRGQTPAIDTLVYESVPDEQTRVLKLENTELDMARALSGSTISTLEDREYLEPVDYAVPRSRYLVYDTTSSPFDDVKVRRAVMHAIDQEEIVGSVLNDLGPAAIGPFPPEVTDWANTDLEPYPYEPQTAEQLLAEAGWKATGNGRERDGETLEIGLWTYDARTLPLVSEVVQGQLSQVGFSVNLQVMDYSTIDERANSEEFDLVMWSNSLLWYSDPDRLADFVHSKDATMFSGYANDRVDTLLEEARRIPDANERKRRYDEVQSIVQRDVPIGWLTYVTNVVGMNAGIDGYEPLPTETCYHLENIEYDMEK; this is encoded by the coding sequence ATGACGAATCTACGAAACTACCGAAACAGTCGACGAAGCGTGCTGAAAGCAATGACGGCTGGTCTCGCCGGACTTGCGGGTTGTAGTAGTGTCTTACAAGGAGATGAAAGCGATTCGACTTCGGAGCAGAAGACGACCTTTCACATCGGAACACCCTGGAATCCGGACTCCCTCGATCCGCTCGTCAAAGGGTGGATGTTCCGGAAGCTGAACATCATCGAACCACTTGTGATCGCCGATTACGATGCATCGGTCAAACCGGGCCTAGCGTCCGAGTGGACCACGAGTGACAACAAACTCACCTGGGAATTTACACTTCAGGAAGACGTTTCGTTCCACGATGGAACCCCCCTAACTGTCGATGCGGTAGTCAGTTCCCTCCGGAGGAGTTTCGAAGCTGATTCGCTGGCGAATCTGCCCGTCGAGTCCATTTCTGCGAAGGGAGAGCGTGTCGTCGAAATCGAAACGAGCACGCCGTTCGCACCGCTTCCGGCACATCTCACCCGCGCACCGACCAGTATCGTTGCGGAGGATTCGTACGACAACGACGGTGATATCAAAAAACCGATTGGTACAGGACCGTTCCAGTTCGACTCATGGACGCAGGGTGAGCGAATCACTGCCGTGTCGAACTCGTCCTATCGTGGCCAGACGCCAGCGATAGACACACTCGTCTATGAGAGTGTTCCGGACGAGCAGACGCGGGTACTGAAACTCGAAAACACGGAACTCGACATGGCGCGCGCACTGTCGGGATCGACGATTTCCACACTGGAAGACCGAGAGTACCTTGAACCCGTCGATTATGCGGTTCCAAGATCTCGATATCTCGTCTACGACACGACATCGTCTCCGTTCGACGATGTGAAAGTGCGCCGTGCAGTCATGCACGCGATCGATCAGGAGGAGATCGTCGGAAGCGTGTTGAACGACCTCGGTCCGGCTGCCATTGGTCCCTTCCCACCGGAGGTTACCGACTGGGCTAACACAGACCTCGAACCGTATCCGTACGAGCCGCAAACAGCCGAACAGTTACTCGCCGAAGCCGGATGGAAGGCGACGGGGAACGGACGAGAGAGAGACGGAGAGACACTAGAGATCGGCCTCTGGACCTACGATGCACGGACACTCCCTCTCGTATCCGAGGTCGTCCAAGGGCAATTGTCACAGGTCGGGTTCAGTGTGAACCTTCAGGTGATGGATTACAGCACTATCGACGAACGTGCGAACAGCGAGGAGTTCGACCTTGTGATGTGGTCGAACTCGCTCCTCTGGTATTCGGATCCAGACCGACTCGCAGATTTCGTCCACTCCAAGGACGCGACAATGTTCAGTGGGTATGCCAACGACCGCGTCGACACGCTACTCGAAGAGGCGAGGCGGATTCCGGATGCCAACGAGCGGAAACGACGATACGACGAGGTGCAGTCTATCGTCCAACGAGACGTCCCCATCGGCTGGCTGACGTACGTCACAAACGTGGTCGGGATGAACGCCGGCATCGATGGGTACGAACCACTGCCGACGGAGACGTGCTATCATCTTGAAAACATCGAGTATGACATGGAGAAATAA